In uncultured Cohaesibacter sp., a genomic segment contains:
- a CDS encoding aldehyde dehydrogenase (NADP(+)) gives MSYTPHGSHLIAGEKVKSKEIFSSAPVSGPAHEFSKGTPELVAKACEAAEEAFWSYGYSSREERARFLDCIADEIEARAAEITETGHLETGLPTGRLEGERGRTTGQLRMFANHIRAGEYLDRRLTEALPDRKPLARPDLRLMQRPIGPVAVFGASNFPLAFSVAGGDTAAALAAGCPVVVKGHSAHPGTGEIVGDAIVAAVEKCGIHPGVFSLVQGGGREVGTTLVQHPLIKAVGFTGSFWGGKALYDLCVSRPEPIPFFGELGSVNPMFVLPEAAKARGDELGKGWAGSLSVGAGQFCTNPGLAIILEEQAQAFGEATIEGLKAVGEQVMLTASMADTYRKGVAAVATETGVRELLTSMCDMRNATPNLFIVSGADWLSNKALKEEVFGPMGIIVTARDEAEMLTIAKSFEGQLTATMLLDEGDKPLAGKLLPILERKAGRILANAFPTGVEVCDSMVHGGPFPASTNFGATSVGTMSIRRFLRPVCYQDIPLDVLPEDARDI, from the coding sequence ATGAGCTATACACCACATGGCAGCCATCTGATCGCGGGCGAGAAGGTCAAAAGCAAAGAGATTTTCTCCTCGGCACCGGTCTCCGGGCCCGCACATGAATTTTCAAAAGGCACTCCCGAGCTTGTAGCAAAAGCCTGTGAAGCTGCAGAAGAGGCATTCTGGTCATACGGATATTCCTCGCGCGAAGAGCGTGCACGCTTTCTGGACTGCATCGCCGACGAAATCGAGGCCCGCGCGGCCGAGATCACCGAAACGGGCCATCTGGAAACCGGCCTGCCGACAGGGCGCCTTGAAGGCGAACGCGGCCGGACCACGGGTCAGCTGCGCATGTTTGCCAATCATATCCGGGCTGGCGAGTATCTCGACCGTCGCCTGACTGAAGCCCTGCCGGACCGCAAGCCGCTGGCCCGCCCGGACCTGCGCCTGATGCAACGCCCGATCGGCCCGGTTGCCGTGTTCGGCGCCTCCAACTTCCCACTGGCCTTCTCGGTTGCCGGTGGCGACACCGCCGCAGCGCTGGCCGCAGGTTGCCCCGTCGTCGTCAAGGGCCACAGCGCCCATCCGGGCACTGGCGAGATTGTCGGCGACGCCATCGTTGCCGCCGTTGAAAAATGCGGCATTCATCCGGGGGTCTTCAGCCTTGTTCAGGGTGGCGGTCGCGAAGTAGGCACCACGCTGGTTCAGCACCCGCTGATCAAGGCTGTCGGCTTCACCGGCTCCTTCTGGGGCGGCAAGGCGCTTTATGATCTCTGCGTCTCGCGGCCGGAGCCGATCCCGTTCTTTGGCGAACTGGGCTCCGTCAACCCGATGTTTGTCCTGCCGGAAGCGGCAAAGGCCCGCGGCGATGAACTGGGCAAAGGCTGGGCAGGATCCCTGTCGGTCGGCGCTGGCCAGTTCTGCACCAACCCCGGCCTTGCCATCATTCTGGAAGAGCAGGCCCAAGCCTTTGGCGAAGCAACCATCGAGGGGCTGAAGGCCGTCGGCGAGCAGGTCATGCTGACCGCAAGCATGGCAGACACCTATCGCAAGGGTGTGGCCGCAGTCGCCACAGAGACCGGCGTGCGCGAGCTGCTCACCTCGATGTGCGACATGCGCAACGCAACGCCGAACCTGTTCATCGTCTCCGGGGCCGATTGGCTATCCAACAAGGCGCTGAAGGAAGAAGTCTTCGGCCCGATGGGCATCATCGTCACGGCAAGGGACGAGGCGGAAATGCTGACCATCGCCAAGAGCTTCGAAGGGCAGCTGACAGCAACCATGCTGCTGGATGAAGGCGACAAGCCGCTGGCTGGCAAACTATTGCCGATCCTTGAGCGCAAGGCAGGCCGCATTCTGGCCAACGCCTTCCCGACCGGCGTCGAGGTGTGCGACTCCATGGTCCACGGCGGGCCGTTCCCGGCCTCGACCAATTTCGGGGCAACGTCGGTTGGCACCATGTCCATCCGCCGCTTTCTACGTCCTGTCTGCTATCAGGACATTCCACTTGACGTCCTGCCTGAGGACGCCAGAGACATATAA
- a CDS encoding FAD-binding oxidoreductase, giving the protein MSYDVIVLGAGIVGVSTALHLQERGLKVAVLDRQEPGLEASYGNAGIIEKDGHVPLVIPSEIVPLLKYGSNRQVSMHYHPTMMPRLAPWLFAMWRLSTPFGIASYARRVTPLRQVSAKEHYHFAQDAGIMDKFRETGWINLYHSPESFESTARTLGYADEFGVEYDVVGKHELEALEPSFHFTDKDKAIHWKGCVSVSSPGGVTQAYAALFKGRGGSLLLGDARSLKQENGSWTVSSQDGPVSAPKVVIALGAWSMDLLKPFGYKFPLEVKRGYHQHFASTNGASMNRPVVDEDIGFLLTPMEDGIRLTSGIEFAARDARKTPVQVKKATEWAKKLYPIGKPVEDEPWMGFRPCFPDNLPLIEASRQHEGMYFNFGHGHMGFAVGPITGKMTADLVTGQEPCLSVGGFSSRRFS; this is encoded by the coding sequence GTGTCATATGATGTTATTGTCCTGGGGGCCGGTATTGTCGGCGTAAGCACGGCGTTGCATCTGCAGGAGCGTGGCCTCAAGGTCGCGGTGCTGGACCGTCAGGAACCGGGCCTTGAAGCCTCTTACGGCAACGCCGGGATCATCGAGAAGGACGGCCATGTACCGCTGGTCATTCCCAGCGAAATCGTGCCTCTGCTGAAATATGGCAGCAACAGACAGGTGTCAATGCATTATCACCCGACGATGATGCCGCGCCTTGCCCCGTGGCTGTTCGCCATGTGGCGCCTGTCGACGCCATTCGGCATTGCCTCCTATGCCCGTCGCGTCACCCCGTTGCGTCAGGTCTCGGCCAAAGAGCATTACCATTTTGCTCAGGACGCCGGCATCATGGACAAGTTCCGCGAAACCGGCTGGATCAACCTTTACCACAGCCCGGAAAGCTTTGAATCCACCGCCCGCACGCTGGGATATGCCGATGAATTCGGCGTCGAATATGACGTCGTCGGCAAGCATGAGCTGGAAGCGCTGGAGCCCTCTTTCCACTTCACCGACAAGGACAAGGCCATTCACTGGAAGGGCTGCGTCTCGGTGTCTTCGCCCGGTGGGGTGACACAGGCCTATGCCGCCCTGTTCAAGGGGCGCGGCGGCTCCCTCCTTCTGGGTGATGCCCGCAGCCTCAAACAGGAAAATGGCAGTTGGACCGTTTCCTCGCAGGATGGCCCGGTTTCCGCTCCCAAGGTGGTCATTGCCCTTGGAGCATGGAGCATGGATCTGCTCAAGCCGTTCGGCTACAAATTCCCGCTCGAGGTCAAGCGCGGCTACCACCAGCATTTCGCCAGCACCAACGGCGCCAGCATGAACCGTCCGGTCGTTGATGAGGACATCGGCTTCCTGCTGACGCCGATGGAAGACGGCATACGGCTGACCAGCGGCATCGAATTTGCCGCCCGCGACGCCCGCAAGACCCCGGTACAGGTCAAAAAGGCCACGGAATGGGCAAAGAAGCTCTATCCGATCGGCAAGCCGGTCGAGGATGAACCGTGGATGGGCTTCCGCCCCTGCTTCCCGGACAACCTGCCGCTGATCGAAGCCTCACGGCAGCATGAAGGCATGTATTTCAACTTCGGCCATGGCCATATGGGCTTTGCAGTCGGACCGATCACCGGCAAGATGACCGCCGATCTCGTGACCGGTCAGGAACCATGCCTGAGCGTTGGCGGCTTCTCTTCTCGCCGCTTCTCCTAG
- a CDS encoding inositol monophosphatase, whose protein sequence is MTLDTHQQKALIDLVRSAAKTEIMPRFRNLGAGAVRVKTRHDDLVTDADVASEALISRGARDILPGALIIGEEAVAADPTILGRMPAIDWAVIIDPVDGTWNFANGLAMFGVILAVTYKGQTVFGLLYDPVMDDWIMASRGDGAWFCRPDAAPVKLQTSGSKPYGELEGMLPLFLFPERQRQRLATQMAAQFGRLDCLRCSCHEYRMLAQGRSDFILSPKKNPWDHAAGVLITQEAGGDAVCLDGRPYAPTDHEGIFLTAHKRESLKALREQLQWLDQ, encoded by the coding sequence GTGACACTTGATACCCACCAGCAAAAGGCACTCATCGATCTTGTCCGCAGCGCCGCCAAAACCGAAATCATGCCCCGCTTCCGCAACCTCGGGGCAGGGGCCGTGCGCGTCAAGACCCGTCATGACGATCTGGTCACCGATGCCGACGTTGCCTCCGAGGCGCTGATCAGCAGGGGCGCTCGGGACATTCTGCCCGGCGCCCTGATCATCGGCGAGGAAGCCGTCGCTGCCGATCCCACTATCCTTGGCCGAATGCCCGCAATCGATTGGGCCGTGATCATCGATCCCGTCGATGGCACATGGAATTTCGCCAATGGCCTGGCGATGTTTGGCGTTATTCTGGCTGTGACCTACAAGGGCCAGACCGTGTTCGGCCTTCTCTATGATCCGGTGATGGATGACTGGATTATGGCCAGCCGGGGGGACGGCGCATGGTTCTGTCGCCCGGATGCCGCGCCGGTCAAGCTGCAAACTTCGGGCTCAAAGCCCTATGGCGAACTGGAAGGCATGCTGCCGCTGTTCCTTTTTCCGGAACGGCAGCGCCAACGGCTCGCTACCCAGATGGCAGCCCAGTTTGGGCGCCTTGATTGCCTCAGATGCTCTTGCCATGAATATCGCATGCTGGCGCAAGGCCGGTCCGACTTCATCCTCAGCCCCAAGAAGAACCCGTGGGATCACGCCGCAGGTGTGCTGATTACACAGGAGGCGGGCGGTGATGCGGTCTGTCTTGATGGCAGGCCCTACGCACCGACCGATCATGAAGGCATCTTTCTGACGGCCCACAAAAGGGAGAGTCTCAAAGCCCTGCGTGAACAACTGCAATGGCTCGATCAATAA